The Streptomyces sp. NBC_01244 genome contains a region encoding:
- a CDS encoding cyclopropane-fatty-acyl-phospholipid synthase family protein has product MTTRTDQRHRAGATAADIQAHYDVGKDFYALWLDPDLTYSCALWEGITGPPGNTDLLMRAQHAKLRYHLGQAGLTAGSRLLDIGCGWGSLLRTATEETGVRQAVGLTLSADQHAHVRSLGLNGADVRVEDWRDHEADGPYDGIVSIGAFEHFTDQSMSRDERIGTYRAFFGRCAGWLPPLGRLSLQTIALTDDTNHDESVPDFFAREIFPGSALPRLSEIAAACEPYFAITRLREDGADYARTLRGWSTRLFQAREQAQLLVGPDTYMRYRTYLRASEIVFMRQASTLYRITLRRWPARRGPGGTSARQVLPE; this is encoded by the coding sequence GTGACCACCCGGACCGACCAGCGTCATCGCGCAGGCGCCACCGCCGCCGACATCCAGGCCCACTACGACGTCGGCAAGGACTTCTACGCCCTCTGGCTCGATCCGGACCTGACGTACTCCTGCGCCCTGTGGGAGGGAATCACCGGTCCGCCCGGAAACACGGACCTGCTGATGCGGGCACAGCACGCCAAGCTCCGCTACCACCTCGGCCAAGCCGGCCTCACGGCGGGAAGCCGGCTGCTGGACATCGGCTGCGGCTGGGGCAGCCTGCTGCGCACGGCCACCGAAGAAACCGGGGTCCGACAGGCGGTCGGCCTCACCCTCAGCGCCGACCAGCACGCACATGTGCGCTCACTCGGGCTGAACGGAGCGGACGTCAGAGTCGAGGACTGGCGAGACCACGAGGCGGACGGCCCGTACGACGGCATCGTCTCGATCGGCGCGTTCGAGCACTTCACCGACCAGAGCATGTCCCGCGACGAACGCATCGGGACCTACCGCGCCTTCTTCGGGCGGTGCGCCGGATGGCTGCCGCCCCTCGGCCGGCTCAGCCTCCAGACCATCGCGCTCACCGACGACACGAACCACGACGAGTCGGTACCCGACTTCTTCGCACGCGAGATCTTCCCCGGGTCCGCGCTGCCACGGCTCTCCGAGATCGCCGCCGCATGTGAGCCGTACTTCGCGATCACCCGACTGCGCGAGGACGGCGCCGACTACGCGCGCACGCTGCGAGGCTGGTCCACCCGGCTCTTTCAGGCCCGGGAACAGGCTCAACTGCTTGTCGGCCCCGACACCTACATGCGGTACCGCACCTACCTGCGGGCCAGCGAGATCGTCTTCATGCGCCAGGCTTCCACGCTGTACCGGATCACGCTACGTCGCTGGCCCGCACGTCGAGGTCCGGGCGGGACATCAGCGCGCCAGGTTCTCCCCGAGTGA